A single Dechloromonas denitrificans DNA region contains:
- a CDS encoding GGDEF domain-containing protein → MIDNFSGFKGIRAGRAFALLAALFVLIFGAMVVLIALDQQRVIDSTTRLQDQTVPEIIRHQRLSRNLEQLRQEGERVFAASTPQARQQAMFVVTLVASHPSVLEHREAAEQARLLERFLVDVLRQSSRDENAFAANLPEWQRLSARLGLLVDDISIQGTILATKDLGDVAAAMNLARLKLYGAMVVVGLFLLIFLVLLRAHLIHPLQLIDKALSGLSVERPAPQFAASPMIEIQVVEEAIGELHASLLQNEEARQALENLANKDGLTGLTNRRHFMLLADAELQRAQRYRRPITVGMADLDFFKKLNDSYGHAAGDTVLRAVAALMQETLRQSDLVGRYGGEEFAFLFPESSLAEAAKLAERFRARCADYDIRLADGRLVRVTLSMGLADASECPLEIALKHADDALYAAKHQGRNRVVVAGGDVAADLPLDA, encoded by the coding sequence ATGATCGATAACTTTTCCGGTTTCAAGGGCATTCGGGCCGGTCGGGCCTTTGCCTTGCTGGCCGCCCTGTTTGTCCTGATTTTCGGGGCGATGGTCGTGCTCATCGCGCTCGACCAGCAGCGGGTGATCGATTCGACGACCCGTCTGCAGGACCAGACGGTGCCCGAGATCATCCGTCACCAGCGGCTCTCCCGCAATCTCGAGCAACTGCGTCAGGAAGGCGAACGGGTCTTCGCGGCCAGTACGCCGCAAGCCCGCCAGCAGGCGATGTTCGTCGTGACGCTGGTGGCCAGTCATCCGAGCGTCCTGGAGCATCGGGAGGCAGCCGAGCAGGCGCGCCTGCTCGAGCGTTTTCTGGTCGATGTGCTCCGCCAGTCAAGCCGCGACGAAAATGCCTTCGCCGCCAATCTGCCCGAATGGCAGCGGCTGTCGGCCCGCCTCGGCCTGCTGGTCGACGATATTTCGATTCAGGGAACCATCCTGGCGACGAAAGACCTTGGCGACGTCGCGGCGGCGATGAATCTGGCCCGCTTGAAGTTGTACGGGGCGATGGTGGTGGTCGGCCTGTTCCTGTTGATTTTCCTGGTCTTGCTGCGGGCTCACCTGATCCACCCACTACAGCTGATCGACAAGGCCTTGTCGGGCCTCAGCGTCGAACGGCCGGCCCCGCAATTCGCGGCCTCGCCGATGATCGAGATTCAGGTCGTCGAGGAGGCGATCGGCGAGTTGCACGCGTCGCTGCTGCAGAATGAAGAGGCCCGCCAGGCGCTGGAAAATCTGGCCAACAAGGATGGATTGACCGGGCTGACCAACCGGCGCCATTTCATGCTGCTGGCCGATGCCGAGCTGCAACGCGCCCAGCGCTACCGGCGGCCGATTACCGTCGGCATGGCCGATCTCGATTTCTTCAAGAAACTGAACGACAGCTATGGTCACGCCGCCGGCGACACGGTCCTCCGCGCCGTCGCGGCGCTGATGCAGGAGACGCTGCGCCAGTCGGATCTGGTCGGGCGCTACGGCGGCGAGGAGTTCGCCTTCCTGTTCCCGGAAAGCTCGCTGGCCGAAGCCGCCAAGCTGGCCGAACGGTTCCGCGCCCGCTGCGCCGATTACGATATCCGCCTGGCCGACGGGCGCCTGGTCCGGGTCACGCTGAGCATGGGGCTGGCCGACGCCAGCGAGTGCCCGCTCGAAATCGCCCTCAAGCATGCCGACGATGCCCTCTATGCCGCGAAACACCAGGGCCGCAACCGGGTCGTCGTGGCCGGCGGCGATGTGGCGGCCGATCTTCCGCTTGATGCCTAG
- a CDS encoding 50S ribosomal protein L11 methyltransferase, which yields MNSSIEWLEAGAPHAARWRSEAAIAPHAKVVVGDDRLGADAAYRLLADGTAILWRGDWQNARQLLQALTQRADRQARTKSGPKPATPAAAFAQHRRSQGRRAALLGLLLVPLAADYSVPLHRAQDVRQACHEAYGPGGEDSVVALRELLAVVSAHEWRKKGIPVPAVEGRIYPHFGVFSPVRGEYVDLVATAPLPAACQLAFDIGTGSGILAAVLARRGVKRVLATDQDQRALQCASENVQKLGLSAAVEVIKADLFPAGQAPLVVCNPPWVPAQPSSPIEYAVYDPDSRMLRGFLGGLAAHLAPGGEGWLIISDLAEHLGLRTRDELLGWIGAAGLAVLGRLDTRPQHPKASDRSDPLHAARAAEVTSLWRLGLASG from the coding sequence ATGAATTCATCAATCGAATGGCTTGAAGCCGGCGCGCCGCATGCTGCCCGCTGGCGCTCCGAAGCGGCCATCGCGCCGCATGCCAAGGTTGTCGTCGGTGACGACCGGCTCGGCGCCGATGCCGCCTACCGTCTGCTCGCCGATGGCACGGCGATCCTCTGGCGCGGCGACTGGCAGAATGCCCGCCAATTGCTGCAGGCCCTGACTCAGCGGGCCGACCGCCAGGCCCGCACGAAAAGTGGGCCAAAGCCGGCGACGCCGGCCGCCGCCTTCGCCCAACATCGGCGCAGCCAGGGCCGCCGTGCGGCGCTGCTCGGCCTGCTGCTGGTGCCGCTGGCCGCCGATTACAGCGTCCCGCTGCACCGGGCGCAGGATGTCCGGCAGGCATGCCACGAAGCCTATGGTCCGGGCGGCGAAGACTCCGTCGTCGCGCTGCGCGAACTGCTGGCGGTGGTCAGCGCGCACGAATGGCGCAAGAAAGGCATCCCGGTGCCGGCGGTCGAGGGCCGCATCTATCCGCATTTCGGCGTCTTCTCACCAGTCCGCGGGGAATACGTCGATCTCGTCGCCACGGCACCGTTGCCGGCGGCCTGCCAACTGGCCTTCGATATCGGCACCGGCTCCGGCATCCTGGCCGCCGTGCTTGCCCGGCGCGGCGTCAAGCGCGTGCTGGCGACCGATCAGGATCAACGCGCCCTGCAGTGCGCCAGCGAAAATGTGCAGAAACTCGGCTTGAGCGCCGCCGTCGAGGTGATCAAGGCCGATCTCTTCCCGGCCGGGCAGGCGCCCCTGGTCGTCTGCAATCCGCCCTGGGTTCCGGCGCAACCCAGTTCGCCCATCGAATATGCCGTCTACGACCCGGATTCGCGCATGCTGCGCGGCTTCCTCGGCGGCCTCGCGGCACATCTGGCGCCGGGCGGCGAGGGCTGGCTGATCATCTCCGACCTCGCCGAACACCTCGGCCTGCGCACCCGGGACGAACTGCTCGGCTGGATCGGCGCCGCCGGTCTCGCCGTGCTTGGCCGCCTCGACACCCGTCCGCAGCATCCCAAGGCCAGCGACCGCAGCGACCCGCTGCATGCCGCTCGGGCTGCGGAAGTGACCTCGCTGTGGCGGCTCGGGCTGGCCAGCGGATAA
- a CDS encoding RNA polymerase sigma factor, giving the protein MERNAILAELPRLRRYARALVGDRAAADDLVQDTLERAWSRLAQWRAGSDLRAWLFSIMHNLRVDQLRRPGLSTVAIDDADCLAPSRATQSDRLEVGDLEAALGQLPEEQRAVLLLVALEEMSYEEVAGALAIPLGTVMSRLSRGRERLRQILAGRSSSSILRVVR; this is encoded by the coding sequence GTGGAGAGAAACGCGATCCTGGCCGAATTGCCCCGCCTGCGGCGTTACGCGCGGGCGCTGGTTGGCGATCGCGCGGCTGCCGACGATCTGGTCCAGGACACGCTCGAACGGGCCTGGTCGCGCCTTGCCCAGTGGCGTGCGGGGAGCGACCTGCGCGCCTGGCTGTTCAGCATCATGCACAACCTGCGCGTCGATCAGTTGCGCCGCCCCGGTCTGAGCACCGTCGCGATCGACGACGCGGATTGCCTGGCGCCGAGCCGGGCGACGCAAAGCGACCGGCTGGAAGTCGGCGATCTCGAAGCGGCGCTCGGCCAATTGCCGGAAGAGCAACGCGCCGTGCTGCTGCTCGTCGCGCTGGAGGAAATGAGCTATGAGGAAGTCGCCGGGGCGCTGGCCATTCCGCTCGGTACCGTGATGTCGCGCCTGTCGCGCGGCCGCGAACGGCTGCGCCAGATTCTCGCTGGTCGTTCGTCTTCATCAATTTTGCGAGTTGTCCGATGA
- a CDS encoding response regulator transcription factor produces MHILIVEDDRVIAENLYDFLEACGHQCDFAMTLAAARPLLAAGGIDALVLDRNLPDGDGASLARQLRGAGNMLPILMLTARDALDDKLAGFAAGADDYLAKPFALKEVEARLQALQRRSSGRPDSGPLSAGPLTYDGVAQEVRLNGRRLALPPKASRLLAVMMPHPNRLFSRRELEIAIWGHEQASSDNLRSVLHTVRKAVGDDAAIGIQNVHGLGYKLVGA; encoded by the coding sequence ATGCATATCCTGATTGTCGAAGATGACCGCGTGATTGCCGAGAATCTCTACGATTTTCTCGAGGCCTGCGGCCATCAGTGCGACTTTGCCATGACGCTGGCGGCGGCCCGGCCGCTGCTCGCGGCCGGCGGCATCGACGCCCTGGTGCTCGACCGCAATCTGCCGGATGGCGACGGGGCCAGCCTGGCCCGCCAGCTGCGCGGTGCCGGCAACATGCTGCCGATCCTGATGTTGACGGCGCGCGATGCGCTGGACGACAAGCTGGCTGGTTTCGCCGCCGGGGCCGACGACTATCTGGCCAAACCCTTCGCCCTGAAGGAGGTCGAGGCGCGGCTGCAGGCGCTGCAGCGGCGGAGCAGCGGCCGCCCCGACAGCGGACCGTTGAGCGCCGGGCCGCTGACTTACGATGGCGTCGCCCAGGAGGTTCGCCTGAACGGCCGCCGGCTGGCCTTGCCGCCGAAGGCCAGTCGCCTGCTGGCGGTGATGATGCCGCATCCGAATCGCCTGTTTTCCCGGCGCGAACTGGAAATCGCCATCTGGGGCCATGAGCAAGCGTCGAGCGACAATCTGCGCAGCGTCCTGCACACCGTCCGCAAGGCGGTCGGCGACGACGCGGCCATCGGCATCCAGAACGTCCATGGCCTTGGCTACAAGCTCGTCGGTGCCTGA
- a CDS encoding sensor histidine kinase gives MPERGPSMRFRVAASLAALALLVLLVHSVVTVLLFDKKEEEFINHQLDAQIAYSMEIWRQSPNAALPNTPAMWLYRVGRGETAGAVPPLLAGLAVGNHEVYLGSKEYHVAVREDESARYILAYDVDDHESRLDSLMLTTLSASLLLGLLTLIAGFHLAGRLTRRLERLALRVEQETPGSLVEPGMERELQAVAEALDHYRARQGAMLERERAFAANLSHELRTPLTGIRTDAELLAALPDLPETVARRGNRIVDSVDRINGLANSLLILAREAKPALLEEIQLLAAIQSVWAALMLAAPKAVGLRLEIPEGSTVSADPALLDLVLRNLLDNALRYSDTGEIVCRLAESKLVVRDTGPGFAEEDLARVFDRFFVGPRGANGLGLALVRHVCSASGWQVSAGNAAAGGGEITVDFGAGLSRYAVPHNFLTGA, from the coding sequence GTGCCTGAACGCGGCCCCAGCATGCGCTTCCGGGTCGCCGCCTCGCTGGCGGCGCTGGCCCTGCTCGTGCTGCTGGTGCACTCGGTGGTCACGGTCCTGCTCTTCGACAAGAAGGAAGAGGAGTTCATCAACCACCAACTCGACGCCCAGATTGCCTACAGCATGGAAATCTGGCGCCAGTCGCCGAATGCCGCGCTGCCCAATACCCCGGCGATGTGGCTGTACCGGGTCGGCCGGGGCGAGACGGCTGGCGCCGTACCGCCGCTATTGGCCGGATTGGCGGTCGGCAATCATGAGGTTTATCTGGGCAGCAAGGAATATCACGTCGCCGTCCGCGAGGATGAGAGCGCCCGCTATATCCTGGCCTACGACGTCGACGATCACGAGTCGCGGCTCGACAGCCTGATGCTGACGACGCTCAGCGCCTCGCTGCTGCTCGGTTTGCTGACGCTGATCGCCGGCTTCCATCTGGCCGGCCGCCTGACACGCCGCCTGGAACGTCTGGCCCTCCGGGTCGAGCAGGAAACGCCGGGGTCGCTGGTCGAGCCCGGCATGGAGCGCGAACTGCAGGCGGTGGCCGAGGCCCTTGATCATTACCGGGCGCGGCAGGGCGCCATGCTCGAACGCGAACGGGCTTTCGCCGCCAATCTGTCGCATGAGTTGCGCACGCCGCTGACCGGCATCCGCACCGATGCCGAATTGCTGGCGGCCCTGCCGGACCTGCCGGAGACCGTCGCCCGGCGGGGCAATCGCATCGTCGACAGCGTCGACCGCATCAACGGCCTGGCCAATAGCCTGCTGATCCTGGCCCGCGAGGCGAAACCGGCGCTGCTCGAGGAAATTCAGCTGCTAGCGGCGATCCAGTCGGTCTGGGCGGCATTGATGCTGGCGGCGCCGAAAGCGGTCGGTTTGCGCCTGGAAATACCCGAAGGCAGCACGGTCAGCGCCGATCCCGCCTTGCTCGATCTGGTCCTGCGCAATCTGCTCGATAATGCGCTGCGTTACAGCGACACCGGCGAGATCGTCTGCCGCCTCGCCGAGAGCAAACTGGTCGTGCGCGATACTGGGCCCGGCTTTGCCGAAGAGGATCTGGCGCGCGTTTTCGACCGCTTTTTCGTCGGCCCGCGCGGCGCCAACGGCCTTGGTCTGGCCCTCGTCCGTCACGTCTGTTCGGCCAGCGGCTGGCAGGTCAGCGCCGGCAATGCCGCAGCGGGCGGCGGTGAAATAACCGTCGATTTCGGCGCCGGCCTGTCGCGTTACGCGGTGCCTCACAATTTCCTCACAGGCGCTTGA
- a CDS encoding LTA synthase family protein: MKRFDGLNGHGLRVWGLTGLIAMGVFLLTRIVLLVHAVIFSQQTLDVLLVPLALGVLRDIPAAAVVASPWLVFELLFSAKWRDRLRRPLFAVYLFTLFFVAVSEGIFWDEFSVRFNFIALDYLVFTTEVIGNIKESYPVGKIVAALAVLTAVVFWGLRRPLRLALAVDVKRRSQLGWALGLLVVAWVSAYKMAPPEFAANTYANELADNGWRSFLWAARQNKLNYRQFYATRPDGEVMTDLQRLSGHGLVTATQQPVQKVAYKPAKQPNVVVVMMESMSAEYMATFGNDEGLTPNLDRLAKEGLLFTRLYAAGTRTVRGLEALSAGLPPLPGKSVVRWPNITNLNTLGGALAARGWSPHFLYGGYGMFDNMNGYFAAQGYQVTDRTGFKDGLIEFENVWGVADEHLFDQVLGEIDADAAAGRPFFGHIMTASNHVPFTYPEGRIDIPSPGKRRGGVKYADYAVGRFIEMAKQKPWFDNTIFVFVADHCASSAGKAKIPVHRYHIPAIVYAPKLIAPKRVDTLASQIDLVPTMLAMLGLQGDDHFVGRDILRMPPEEGRALLSTYQNLGYLKGDVMTVLEPRRKIETFKISADGKDAQPMPTNPQLAEEAIAYFQGAALLMDRHGEHGEAAAPGRGGL; the protein is encoded by the coding sequence ATGAAGCGATTCGATGGTTTGAACGGGCACGGACTGCGCGTCTGGGGTTTGACGGGGCTGATTGCGATGGGCGTTTTTCTGCTCACCCGGATCGTGCTGCTCGTCCATGCAGTGATCTTCAGCCAGCAGACGCTCGACGTTCTGCTCGTTCCGCTGGCCCTCGGCGTGCTGCGCGACATTCCGGCAGCGGCCGTGGTCGCTTCGCCGTGGCTGGTCTTCGAGCTGCTGTTCAGCGCCAAGTGGCGCGACCGGCTGCGCCGGCCGCTGTTCGCCGTCTATCTGTTCACACTGTTTTTTGTCGCGGTCTCGGAAGGCATTTTCTGGGACGAGTTCAGCGTTCGCTTCAACTTCATCGCCCTCGATTACTTGGTGTTCACCACCGAAGTGATCGGCAACATCAAGGAATCCTATCCGGTCGGCAAGATTGTCGCGGCACTGGCCGTGCTGACCGCCGTCGTCTTCTGGGGCCTGCGCCGCCCGTTGCGCCTGGCCCTGGCGGTCGATGTCAAACGGCGCAGCCAACTGGGCTGGGCGCTCGGCCTGCTGGTCGTCGCCTGGGTCAGCGCCTACAAGATGGCGCCGCCGGAGTTTGCCGCCAACACCTACGCCAACGAACTGGCCGACAACGGCTGGCGCAGCTTCCTCTGGGCGGCCCGTCAGAACAAGCTGAATTACCGCCAGTTTTACGCCACCCGGCCGGATGGCGAAGTGATGACCGACCTGCAACGCCTGTCCGGCCATGGCCTGGTGACGGCGACCCAGCAACCGGTGCAAAAGGTCGCCTACAAGCCGGCCAAGCAACCGAACGTGGTCGTCGTGATGATGGAAAGCATGTCGGCCGAATACATGGCGACTTTTGGCAACGATGAAGGGCTGACCCCCAATCTCGATCGCCTGGCCAAGGAAGGCCTGCTGTTCACCCGTCTTTACGCCGCCGGCACCCGCACGGTGCGTGGCCTCGAAGCGCTCTCCGCCGGTTTGCCGCCGTTGCCCGGCAAGTCCGTCGTGCGCTGGCCGAACATCACCAACCTGAACACGCTTGGCGGCGCGCTGGCCGCCCGCGGCTGGTCGCCGCATTTCCTGTACGGCGGTTATGGCATGTTCGACAACATGAACGGCTACTTCGCGGCGCAGGGCTATCAGGTCACCGACCGGACCGGCTTCAAGGACGGCCTGATCGAATTTGAAAATGTCTGGGGCGTCGCCGACGAACATCTGTTCGATCAGGTGCTCGGCGAAATCGATGCCGATGCCGCCGCCGGGCGTCCGTTCTTCGGTCACATCATGACCGCCTCGAACCACGTGCCATTCACCTACCCGGAAGGGCGCATCGACATTCCTTCCCCCGGCAAGCGCCGTGGCGGCGTCAAGTACGCCGACTATGCGGTCGGCCGGTTCATCGAAATGGCCAAGCAGAAGCCGTGGTTCGACAACACCATTTTCGTCTTCGTCGCCGACCACTGCGCAAGCAGCGCCGGCAAGGCGAAGATCCCGGTGCATCGTTACCACATTCCGGCCATCGTCTATGCGCCGAAGCTGATCGCGCCGAAGCGCGTCGATACGCTGGCCAGCCAGATCGATCTGGTGCCGACCATGCTCGCCATGCTCGGCCTGCAAGGCGACGATCACTTCGTCGGCCGCGACATCCTGCGCATGCCGCCGGAAGAGGGCCGGGCGCTGCTGTCGACCTACCAGAACCTCGGTTACCTGAAGGGCGACGTGATGACGGTGCTGGAGCCCCGGCGCAAGATCGAAACCTTCAAGATCAGCGCCGACGGCAAGGACGCCCAGCCGATGCCGACCAATCCCCAGTTGGCCGAAGAGGCGATTGCCTACTTCCAGGGCGCTGCGCTGCTGATGGATCGGCACGGCGAACATGGCGAAGCCGCGGCGCCCGGCCGCGGCGGCTTGTAG